The genomic segment CCAGCAGCATCAATTATTGGTCCTAATTTCAACTGATTATTGTGCATCAATTATCCCGAAAACTGATTATTGTTTTAGGCAAATAGAAGGATTAAAAGCACGAGGAAAAGAAAGACACCGCTATGTACCATATTCACTAACCATCTCAACTGTGCTACACTGATTTTTAAGGGAATATAAAATCAGAGTTGGGAGTAATCAGATGCAGTTTATGGTTAGTCACAGAAATCAAAGAAAGATAGAAGAAATGCTCAACTATCCATTCAAATTATGGTACTGCATAAGAGTCTTGAATaagatggcaaaaaaaaaaacataactcAAACATCTTCTCATGCATGTCCTTGTGGTAATAAATAGAAATCATTTTATCAAAGAAAATACTTGGGGTGCTTTCTAAATTATCAGAAAATAGTTTGACCCACAGCTCTTCAGCCTCTTCAAGTCTCCCATCCTCCGCTAAGGCATTCAGTAAGGTGAAATACGTTCCCATTGTTCTTCCTTGACCTTTGCTTAACATCCACTTTATCACCTACAAACCAAGTGCACTTTCCTAGACGTAGCTCTTTTTAGTGTAGAAAGCCAAAAGAAAGGATAAAACTGAAGAGAAATGATTACCTGAATTATTCTCTTCCATTCTTGTTCGTTCTGTAGGATCTTCAATGCTTTCTTAACTGTAATTAAAGGGAACTCTAGTTCCCATGCAATAAATAAGTCGAGAGCCCCGTAAACTTCCTCCTTGACATTTGACAGTTGCTTAACCTACATAAGGATGGCCGATAATAGATGACTATTATCCCAAGATTgctataaaaagaatcaaatcCGTGTCTATAATTACTTCGTAACGAGCTCACTCAGCTTAAGTCACTCATTCCAGAATCAGCAACCATTAACGATATTTGTTTTGCTAATATTTAACTTATAAAAGTTAAGATAGTGAAGCAAACAAGAACTTACACAAGTAACAAGCTTTGCTGATTTTGAGACAGTCCCAATTCTATTCCTTGATTTCCATACCTGAGGATACCGAGGTCTTGGACCTTTAGCAGCGCATACCTGAAAATCATTTCAGATTTACTAATTCACCAATAAcaccattaaattttcaaatttcatacagCATTCCCTTCTCTCTTTAGCGTTTAAGAGGAGACAATATATCTATATATGCGAAAATTTCAATTGAAAGCCTACCACGGTATTCCTAGGCCTCtggttaattttaattgattccAATCTTTTAGTAACGAGTGGTAGAGCATATCTACAACAAAGCATCCTGATATAATGCaaaaccaaaaggaaaaaaagaaagaaattttgattaattgtggTAGCATTAGTTGCCATCCACTAAACAATTTTATTGCTTCAAGAAAATCTTAAAAGAAATGGTTAAACTTATATATTCCAGCattttctcagcaaccaaacGCAATTGCTTAAACGAGACAGAACTGAAAGAGGAATACCGGTTATATCTTGAGGGTTTAAGAACCAGCAAATTTCAAGGTTGAGACTTGAGAGTTTACTTCAGCGTTGTAGATGgaaaattttttctttccttttttcgaTGGTTTGATCAAAAAATGTAAACAATTGGTGGGCTCCGATTGTGCATAATATTAGCATTATGCTACActtgaaaacataaataaaatcttAATCAACAAAGTGAAGACAGATAAATTACAACCCGTAAAgcgggaaaaaagaaaaagaaaagacttgGTAAAGTTGAGGCTTGAGATTTGCGCTCAAGAGGTGGTGAAACGAATTATACCCACAAATTGATCCATCTTTGAAACTTTGCTTTTCTTCTGTGCTTCCATTTTCTTTCCCAATTCCAtcaattttctccattttctgATTCCCTCAATTATTGCTCCGAaatcaaaacatagaaaaaagGTTGATGAACGCCAGTGCCTGGTGTTAAGAATCGGTGTTGGCTGATGGCAAGCAGAAGATCAGGTGTCAatggaaggggaaggggaagggaaaaagaaagggaagATCGGTGtctaaaattttcctgaaaatgtcttaccgaattaGAAACAGTAAGTCATTTTCCAAAATTTAACACTTCTTTTTCCCGTGTTTGTAATTGATTTTACATGGGGAAAATACTTTCAACCAAACAAACACTGGAAAAGGCTGAAAACCTTTTCCGGAAAATGTTTTACTACAATCAAACACACCCTTAATTCTCTTACTGCATGGTTTCTTGGTGATTTTCTATTTGGGATTTGGTAGAGAGGCTAGGCAGTATCGACGATGACGGAGGAATAGGGATGAGAGAGGGATGGTGAGTGGGGACTTTGGGTGAGGTAAAAGTGAGGGTTAGGTTCAATTTAGGCAGGTGAGTTGTAGAAGTGTGGAAGCTGAGAGAAGAGATGGTGAAGGTGCGATGGTTCAGTGGTGATGGGGGAGGCGGTGGCCAATGGTGAGCTTGATGGTTGTTGTAGGTTCTGGGTATTGGGTTGAGAGTTGAGGGGGTGCTAGGGAGGTTGAGGAGGGTGAAGAGGGAGAGAGAAGAGCCATTTGATGGTGGGGTTTAGGTCGGTGTCGATGACAACATCGGAGTGGGCGATGACGACAGCTATATGTAGAAGTTAGGGTTTTGCCAAGGGAgatgagaaggaaagaaaagaacaaaaaaaaagaaagggaaatgttgaaataaagaaaaaaaaggttgttttttttaaatagggTTAAAATTATGTGGTGCTGACATGGCTTTTAAGTTGGCGTTTAACTGCTGACACATTGTCACATGTGATTTTCTTTAGGCCTACTAAATTGTTAATTTAGAAATGATTAACCTTAGTGATTGAATCGTAACAATTAAAACATtaatgatcaaaatataaatataaataaatataatggactatttttataatttagccatAAAGTAATTAATCCAAGCTCATATATTGATGGTGCGGTTAGTAGTTCAGGTAGTCTAAATCGGGATTAGTATGGGGTTTTGGAGGAATATTGGCTGTTATGTCCTAGATGTTGGTGTTTTAGAGGGATGGTAAGCTGCTTGGAATCTTGAACCACGTTTGTTTCGTTGAATGAATGGAAGTATGTTGTAAtggaataaaaagaaataaaactgtaatagaatagagttataatcaataatttaatttttgatttaatagAATTGAATAAAGCTGTAATAATATTCTTGTATTTGGTTGGATGAAATAAATGTTATAATagtataagaaaaaaatttaaatgaccaaaatatccttagcagaatttttttaaatggatgattattgttattgttattaaaatatatattattttattaaattataataatcttattaaaatttaataatattcttaatataattattattaaaatatgaattaataaaattcatataaataatttaatcatattttaacataaatattaatacaatttaataaaataatatataatttaataacattcttaatataattattattttaggtacatgacttttttttcaaatttgggtCATTCTATTTCTTGTCGTTGTTCACTTTTCCATTGAATTAAATGTAAGGGTAATGCCGGAAAAGgtcacaaagaaaaacaaaagtgtAAAAGGATAAAATTATACAATATTCCATTActttttatattcaaatttgaCAAGGGTCAATTCTTGAACTACTTTACTCCATAGATACAAGTTCAAACTTATACACCCATAAATGGCAGAAACATGAATTTGTTGATCACACTCCATGACCGGCGTTAAGATTGGTACAAATTCATTGGGGGATGATAATGGTGTCGATTTCCAACATCTGTAAGAAATGTTCAGTTGTTTCTTGGCTCACATTAAGGCTCACTTGCACTATTGATGGAATTGTTTTCAAAACAGAATTTTTCCTGCCTATTTCTCCCACCATCGGTCTACaaatcaattaaaaaagaaactaattatatatatatgaagaatataaatatattagGGACCATATAGAGTAGGACaagaatatatgatatatatttgaaCATGAGGCAACTATTTCAggcaattaaaataaaacaataaattcaTCCATAATGCTAGTAAAGGAGGTAGATCGAAACATTAGTAGTACATGAACTTTTTTAAGTGAAATGGAGATGAGGGCTAATGATTTGAGCTAAGAAAGAAAGAGAGCAGAGAACTGATTTGAGCTAAGATTTGACAGTAGTTGATAGTATAGGAAACATTAAACATGGTGTAAgctttaaacattaaacataaaTCTGTGGTAATAAAAAGATGCACAGAAAGATAATGTTAATTGTTCGATCGTTTTAGTCTTAGATCCAACAAACATCTAAAGATCACAAAAGACTTGTTTAGTCTTAGATGAGATAAACATACTTACGATTACAGAACACATACATAATAACTTCATCTTTGCAGCAAACTGAGAAGCCCTgtgaaagaaagaaacagaaaacTAGTATGTTATGAAAACTTGAAAAGTAACTAAAAACAGCCAACATAATTATCACCTCTACTTTTGGACTATCTGTGAGCAAACCAAAACAAACCAATTCCTTTTAAAGATTCATGATTTAATAGTTCCACCATGTGTTTAAACTTGAATCAAACTTTGAATCCTCAACACTAAATTTCCTTCTTTGAAACCACCAGTGACTCTTTTGCTGCCAACATAGTACATACACTTAAAAGAACCATACTTGAAGCTACAAATAAATTCTCAGATACCCCAAATCTCTTTTATGTTTGTTTACTCCATTTCATACATCCAAAATATTTCTTGGACAATGGCGCCACTGAAATCCATTTCACTCTTACCAAATTCTTCCACCATTCCCTTATAATTCTAGATTTGTCCATATTTTTACGAACTAATATATTTCAAATCCATATCATTCTTGGTTTTGCTACTTTGACTAGGgtacatgtaacacccttaacccatattcgtcaccgaaatagggttatggagtattaccgaagtttacagatTTAAAAATAGTTTACACATGTCATTTACTGTTCATAACcgaaatcaaacatattcaatcataatgtcccttgaaTGGGCCCTCGAGACCCAATTTATACGTttgaaacaagttgggactaaatcgggaactcaggaaatttttcgcaaaatttaaaaatttatccaaggtacaggggacacatgcccgtgtggttaggccgtatggctcacacggccaagtgacacgcctgtgttccaggccatgtgggcattcgatgcgaggcacacggtcgtgtcctaacccatgtccatacccgtgtaactctctaacttgattcacacggcctaccacacgcccGTATACTAGGCCGTGtggataatttaattttcaaaatttaggtgtaggggtcacatggcccagaggccatgtgacacacacgcccgtgtctctgcccttgtgatCAATTCttagcattctatttctcaattttaatgatgcaagggacacacgaccaaaccacacgcctgtgcgcatggccgtgtgtcacgcacggctaagacgcacgcccgtgtctccacccttgtggacgaaaataggtcattttcaaggccacttttctcacccagtttgtcttccacctacattaacattttaacacatccccaaaccaattcaaaacatttaaatcaagccaaaaccaattcttatgcatgacatatcatcacatatTTTCAAGTGACCAACTTACCAAATTGGTCAAAGATTCATTTAAGCATATTTATACCTAATATGTATATCAATTCAAGCACACAACACATATCAACATAATATGGTCTCATACAGatatacatcaaaacataccatcactagccattctaatggctaattacaaccaaaTATTAACACACCATCATTTGgtcaatttaacttatacatgtcattataccaaggaaaattttactaattataccaaaatgaacTGAAGGATAGTATGATCTTGCTCCGACCTGCTTCCAACCTTTACAAGCTTCTGAGTactataaaataaaggaaataaaatagagtaagcatattatgcttagtaagttcgtataatggaaaatcaacttaccaatcatttatatttaagataagcatacaaaatttatccaaaaaatttggtaatttgcctaaacacatataatctCAAAAAACTTGTTAGTCAGATATTACATATAAAAACAAAGAATCAAGGacgagctcatcatgtaataactttcataaacctatgcttttcatatcatatttccatataacatgTGCATTTCTATAACAAATCATCTTAAATTCAGTTTaaccatgtcagaactttacccgttaaatttatttgaaatatcgatggatacatatgtagtacactcaaagtgtaaagaactgtaatccgtcaattcatattcaggggtacccattagttcacataatcaggaagcactctctcgagccatataacaggatgctcatgtgagccatgtaacaagaAACTTATCTGGGCTATactaggaaactcataagagtttaaaacaggAAGCTTATTGAGCTTAACaagtaactccgaagagttattatcaaggagctctggatagccatataataggaagttcaagcgagctatatcaggaagctcacaaagagcctatattAGAATGCTCATAAAGAGTTGCGGTATGTTCGCATTATATGCAAGATCCAtaccgatcatataacaggacgctcacaaatgGTTGTAGTATGACTATAACACATGCAGGGTCAATACCGATCGGGATGTTCGCAGGAACCATGTAACGAGAAGCTC from the Gossypium hirsutum isolate 1008001.06 chromosome D09, Gossypium_hirsutum_v2.1, whole genome shotgun sequence genome contains:
- the LOC107892317 gene encoding pentatricopeptide repeat-containing protein At4g21190, translating into MEKIDGIGKENGSTEEKQSFKDGSICGYNSFHHLLSANLKPQLYQVCAAKGPRPRYPQVWKSRNRIGTVSKSAKLVTCVKQLSNVKEEVYGALDLFIAWELEFPLITVKKALKILQNEQEWKRIIQVIKWMLSKGQGRTMGTYFTLLNALAEDGRLEEAEELWVKLFSDNLESTPSIFFDKMISIYYHKDMHEKMFELCFFFCHLIQDSYAVP